Proteins from one Salarias fasciatus chromosome 14, fSalaFa1.1, whole genome shotgun sequence genomic window:
- the LOC115400800 gene encoding tyrosine-protein kinase BAZ1B-like isoform X3, with product MAPLLGRKPYPLVKPLAEPPGPGEEVYIIEHTKEAFRNKEEYEARLERYSERIWTCKSTGSNQLTHKEAWEEEQEVTELLQEEYNEWFEKPVLEMVHHNTVSLDKLVEMAWVEILTKYAVGEECDFLVGKDKSLRVKVVKVHPLENPEGEPGEKKLEGACDSPSSDKENASQENQRKEPPLREEESRRESLSDRARRSPRKLPTAMKEEKKRWVMPKFLPHKYDVKLINEDKVISNVPVDSLFRTERPPTKEIIRYFIRHYALRLGMAENAPWVVEDELVKKYSLPSKFSDFLLDPHKFLAENPSAKRKSLTSPDGRSSKKLKTGDTAGQESGNEKGEKKRRKKSDGLGMPLSPTIWGHMQVKNSGTPKKDGKGSSPASPRSGRKSVDKKRGKKTGKGDDKLNVLKASKKDGKAGAKTPKMKQMTLLHLAKSPPAGSPKKRARSTGMGTPKLGKPLHPMALHLLRYYKENKGKEDKKNSLSSLISKAAKALSSDDRGRLPEELRELVQKRWELLEQKKRWAAMSEEERKVEMKKKREELREKLREKAKERRVKEMLVRREQSRRYEDQEIEGGKNLPAFKLVDMPEGLPNTLFGNVAMVVDFLHCYAGLLMPDDQYPITAVALIEALAGDRSGFLYLNRVLVVLLQTLLQDELAEGYSELDMPLSEIPLTMHSASELARLCLRPCDTHGEESGQGSEDSGAPGGFDDVVTTEYLEKLETVEVFELTPEEKVTLLVALCHRILMTYSVVDHVDAKQQRSAELWKERLAMLKEVNDRKRAEKKMRKEMESKGEKKKESSVKKENKKEAVKAEPEPEDMISSVKNRRLMAMQAKKEKEEMDRQNKERMEKEAEEERIRKQRAATERAFQDGITKARLVMRRTPLGTDRNHNRYWLFSDVVPGLYIEKGWVHEGIDYNFTPPPEDKPAEPEVEDEEEEDSEAAAAPDSQEAEKDDGSVDGAASEGLQQGPAVDVCIETTVPKQGQNLWFICGSPAELEELVESLHPQGVRESELKGNIQSRYQEIVHSIHLSRKAKLGLRTCDGYSELLKYMRSDIQEVASRLQKGGLGYLDDNTDIEDQLEHMESLKDFGECVITIQACVIKKFLQGFMAPKQKKKKKQGGEESSKAEEVDEEKRLAEEARVATAVEKWKTAIREAQTFSRMHVLLGMLDACIKWDMSAENARCKVCRRKGDDEKLILCDECNKAFHLFCLRPALYRIPTGEWLCPACQPTIARRGSRSRNYNQDTDEEEDEEDSEEEDSDEDEEDEEENDYKAMGHSLRPRKKNKQSSTRQKSSKSKSKKPSQGSKQKTGPNSPADIDELVRQSSQTGVRRQVLELERCEEILKKLMKFRYSWPFREPVSLEEAEDYLDIISQPMDFQTMLGKFGQSSYRHAQDFFEDLKLVFSNAEEYNQQGSTVLSCMVKTEQAFTELLQKLLPGLTYLRRRSRKRVSQQPATSEEEEEEEEDEEEEEDDEEQEEEPKKKMQNGKSSRKSARNARGRKGRESESEQDEDEEEEEEEEEEEEEEDGGPRRSKRSQASRSRKDYREQDSDGERDTRRTRQRGGRGDASSDEDRPSQQRHSKRQKRS from the exons ATGGCACCGCTTTTGGGCCGGAAACCGTACCCACTGGTTAAGCCGCTAGCCGAGCCACCAGGCCCGGGAGAGGAGGTCTACATCATCGAGCACACCAAGGAGGCCTTCAGGAACAAAGA AGAGTACGAGGCGCGGTTGGAGAGGTACAGCGAGCGCATCTGGACGTGTAAGAGCACTGGAAGCAACCAGCTCACACACAAAGAAGCATGGGAGGAGGAACAAGAAGTCACTGAACT GCTCCAGGAGGAGTATAACGAGTGGTTTGAGAAGCCCGTCCTGGAGATGGTCCACCACAACACAGTGTCTTTGGACAAACTGGTGGAAATGGCTTGGGTGGAAATCCTCACCAAGTACGCCGTGGGTGAAGAATGTGACTTTCTG GTGGGGAAGGACAAAAGTTTGCGAGTCAAGGTGGTGAAGGTCCATCCTTTAGAAAACCCCGAGGGTGAGCCTGGGGAGAAGAAGCTCGAAGGAGCCTGTGACTCCCCTTCCAGTGACAAGGAGAACGCAAGCCAGGAAAACCAGAGGAAAGAGCCTCCACtgcgagaggaggagagcaggagggagagccTGA GTGATCGGGCTCGACGTTCTCCGAGGAAACTTCCTACTGccatgaaagaagagaagaagagatggGTCATGCCCAAATTCCTCCCTCATAAGTACGACGTGAAGCTCATCAATGAGGACAAG GTGATCAGTAACGTGCCAGTAGACAGTCTGTTCAGGACAGAGCGTCCTCCCACCAAGGAGATCATACGCTACTTCATCAGGCACTACGCTCTGAGGCTGGGCATGGCAGAAAACGCTCCCTGGGTGGTTGAAGACGAACTGGTGAAAAAATACAGTCTGCCCAGCAAATTCAGTGACTTCCTGCTTGATCCACACAAG TTTTTGGCAGAAAATCCCTCAGCCAAGCGTAAAAGTTTGACGTCTCCGGATGGGAGATCAAGCAAGAAGCTGAAGACGGGCGACACGGCGGGACAGGAATCGGGAAATGAGaagggggaaaagaaaaggagaaagaagagCGACGGCCTGGGGATGCCCCTCAGTCCCACCATTTGGGGTCACATGCAG GTAAAGAACTCGGGGACTCCTAAGAAGGACGGCAAGGGCTCTTCTCCCGCCTCGCCGAGATCCGGCCGAAAGTCTGTGGACaagaagagaggaaagaaaacaggaaaaggtGACGATAAGCTCAACGTTCTCAAAGCCTCCAAAAAGGACGGAAAAGCCGGGGCGAAAACACCAAAGATGAAGCAGATGACTCTGCTACATTTGGCCAAGAGCCCCCCTGCAGGAAGTCCAAAGAAGAGAGCCCGCAGTACAGGCATGGGCACGCCGAAGCTCGGGAAGCCTCTGCACCCCATGGCTCTCCACCTCCTTCGCTACTACAAAGAGAACAAGGGCAAAGAGGATAAGAAGAACTCCCTTTCCTCTCTCATCTCCAAAGCAGCGAAGGCCTTGTCCTCAGACGACCGCGGTCGGCTGCCGGAGGAGCTCAGAGAGCTGGTCCAGAAACGCTGGGAGCTTCTGGAGCAGAAGAAGCGATGGGCCGCCATGAgcgaagaggagaggaaggtggagatgaagaagaaacGCGAGGAGCTCCGGGAGAAGCTGAGAGAAAAGGCCAAGGAGCGACGCGTGAAGGAGATGCTGGTCCGCCGCGAGCAGTCGCGAAGATACGAAGACCAAGAGATCGAAGGCGGCAAAAACCTGCCAGCGTTCAAACTGGTGGACATGCCCGAGGGGCTGCCCAACACCCTGTTCGGCAACGTGGCCATGGTGGTGGACTTCCTCCACTGCTACGCCGGGCTGCTGATGCCGGACGACCAGTACCCGATCACGGCCGTCGCTCTGATAGAGGCGCTGGCGGGAGACAGGTCCGGCTTCCTGTACCTGAACCGCGTGCTGGTGGTCTTGCTccagacgctgctgcaggacgagcTGGCCGAAGGCTACAGCGAGCTCGACATGCCCCTGTCGGAAATCCCCCTCACCATGCACTCCGCCTCCGAGCTGGCGCGGCTGTGCCTGCGGCCGTGCGACACCCACGGCGAGGAGAGCGGGCAGGGGTCGGAGGActcgggggccccggggggcttCGACGACGTGGTGACGACGGAGTacctggagaagctggagacGGTGGAGGTGTTCGAGCTGACTCCCGAGGAGAAGGTCACCCTGCTGGTGGCGCTGTGCCACCGCATCCTCATGACGTACTCGGTGGTGGACCACGTGGACGCCAAGCAGCAGCGGTCGGCCGAGCTGTGGAAGGAGCGCCTGGCGATGCTGAAAGAGGTCAACGACCGCAAGAGGGCCGAGAAGAAGATGCGGAAGGAGATGGAGAGCAAAG gagagaagaaaaaagagtcaagtgtaaagaaagaaaacaaaaaagaagcgGTGAAGGCCGAGCCTGAGCCAGAGGACATGATCAGCTCGGTGAAGAACCGGCGGCTGATGGCCATGCAGgccaagaaggagaaggaggagatggacagACAGAACAAAG AACGGATGGAGAAGGAGGCCGAAGAGGAGCGGATACGTAAACAGAGGGCCGCCACCGAGAGAGCCTTCCAAGATGGCATCACCAAAGCCAGGCTGGTGATGCGCCGGACGCCGCTGGGGACGGACAGGAATCATAACAG GTACTGGCTTTTCTCCGACGTCGTCCCCGGCCTGTACATAGAGAAAGGATGGGTGCATGAAGGCATCGACTACAACTTCACCCCCCCGCCAGAGGACAAACCAGCCGAACCCGAGgtggaagacgaggaggaggaggacagtgaaGCAGCCGCTGCCCCTGATTCACAGG AAGCTGAGAAGGATGACGGGAGTGTCGATGGTGCGGCGAGCGAAGGGCtgcagcagggaccagcagtgGATGTCTGCATAGAGACGACGGTTCCCAAACAGGGACAGAACCTCTG GTTCATCTGTGGCAGCccggcggagctggaggagctggtggaaaGCCTTCATCCTCAGGGGGTCAGAGAGAGCGAGCTCAAGGGAAATATACAAAGCAG GTACCAGGAGATCGTCCACTCCATCCACCTGAGCCGTAAAGCCAAGCTGGGCCTCAGGACCTGCGACGGCTACTCAGAGCTGCTCAAATACATGCGCAGCGACATCCAGGAGGTGGCTTCACGACTCCAGAAGGGAGGCCTGGGATACCTGGACGACAACACGGACATCGAAGACCAG TTGGAACATATGGAGAGCTTGAAGGACTTTGGCGAGTGCGTCATCACCATCCAGGCTTGTGTCATCAAGAAGTTCCTGCAGGGATTCATGGCcccaaagcagaagaagaagaagaagcagggagGGGAAGAAAGCAGCAAAGCTGAAGAAGTGGACGAAGAGAAGAGGCTGGCAGAAGAAGCCAGG GTAGCGACAGCGGTGGAGAAGTGGAAGACGGCTATCAGAGAGGCTCAGACCTTCTCCCGTATGCACGTGCTGCTGGGGATGTTGGATGCGTGCATTAAGTGGGACATGTCGGCCGAGAACGCTCGCTGCAAAGTCTGTCGCAGGAAAG GTGATGACGAGAAACTGATCCTCTGTGACGAATGCAACAAGGCCTTCCACCTGTTCTGTCTGCGGCCGGCTCTGTACCGCATCCCCACCGGGGAGTGGCTGTGCCCGGCCTGCCAGCCGACCATCGCCCGGCGAGGCTCCCGCTCCAG AAACTATAATCAGGACACggatgaagaagaggatgaggaggactctgaagaggaggactccgacgaagatgaagaggacgaggaggaaaaCGACTACAAAGCCATGGGGCACAGCT TGAGACCAaggaagaagaacaagcagTCTTCAACTCGACAAAAAAGCTCAAAGAGTAAATCCAAGAAGCCGTCTCAGGGCAGCAAACAGAAAACGGGTCCCAACAGCCCTGCAGACATCGATGAATTG gtgCGGCAGAGCTCCCAGACGGGAGTGCGCCGACAGGTGCTAGAGCTGGAGCGGTGCGAGGAAATCCTCAAGAAACTGATGAAGTTCCGCTACAGCTGGCCTTTCAG GGAGCCCGTTTCCCTggaggaggccgaggactaCCTGGACATCATCTCCCAGCCCATGGACTTCCAGACCATGCTGGGGAAGTTCGGCCAAAGCTCGTACCGCCACGCTCAGGATTTCTTCGAAGACTTGAAGCTGGTCTTCTCCAACGCCGAGGAGTACAACCAGCAGGGCAGCACGGTGCTCTCCTGCATGGTGAAGACGGAGCAGGCCTTcacggagctgctgcagaagctgctgccCGGCCTCACCTacctccgccgccgctcacggAAGAGAGTCAGCCAGCAGCCCGCAAcgtccgaggaggaggaggaggaggaggaagacgaagaggaggaggaagacgacgaggagcaggaagaggagcccaagaagaaaatgcagaatGGAAAATCCAGCAGGAAGAGCGCCAGAAACGCTCGGGGACGCAAGGGCCgggagagcgagagcgagcaggacgaggatgaggaggaggaggaggaggaggaagaggaggaggaggaggaggacggcggcccGAGGAGAAGCAAGCGCAGCCAGGCGTCCAGGAGCAGGAAGGACTACAGGGAGCAGGACAGCGACGGCGAGCGGGACACGAGGAGAACTCGCCAGCGGGGGGGCCGGGGCGACGCGAGCAGTGACGAGGACCGCCCCAGCCAGCAGCGACATTCCAAGAGGCAGAAACGCTCGTGA